The DNA region ATTTATTTCTTAGCAGCCTTACCTGAGTGTACTAGCTTCTGCACATCAGGATCTACTTCTATATTCCGCATCTGTTGTAGTACACGCGGATAGCGCCAGCTAACCCACCTGCTCATAGGAACTACTGTATATCTCTTAGGGCTTGGTAAACAGGCTATCACCATGGCAGCTTCCTGCCTGCTCATGTGTATAGCTGGTTTTTTAAAATAAGCTTGGGAAGCTGCTTCTATACCAAAAATCCCAGGACCCATTTCAGCTATATTTAGATATACCTCCAGTATCCGCTCCTTTCCCCAGATCCATTCTATCATCTTAGTATAATACAGCTCAGGCACCTTGCGTATATACCTGCCTATACCGCTGCCTTGCCATAAGAAAACATTTTTTGCAACCTGCTGGCTGATAGTACTGGCACCGGCACCACGCACCTTTTTGCTTTTTCCCGGCTTTGCCTGCATGCTTTTCTCCAGCGACCTCCAGTCGAAGCCACCATGATCAGCAAATAGTTGGTCTTCGCTGGCCATAGCGGCAAGCTTTGGTGCCGGTGAAATTTCACTGTAGGAAACATAATCGCGCTTGAGGCCATAGCCTCCAAACAGGCTGCCGAGTTGTGTAAGCGTTACAGGAGGCATTATCCATTTGCAAATGACTAGGTAGATATTAGATAACAGGAAGGCCCAAAGCAGTATCCTGAATACCCGCCGAAATAGTTTACCGAATAGATCTTTTACCGTCATGCAATAGAATATGCGGCAAGATAGCAAGCCCAGCTTTATGGCGTACCCAGTGGGATGTAATGAGTAGAATATTTTTTACCAACCATGTAAAAATCTTTGCGCAACTTATTGATGGTAATGCCTGCTGCCAGCGCTCCTGCTGCAGGTAAAATATTGCGTAGATTATCTTGAGCAAAGGGTGAATAATTAATGTAAAGAGAATTTACAAGATTAACAGCCAGGAAACCGCCACCACCCAATACCAGCAGATTACCTACAGATAAGGTGTTGAACTTTCGTGGCTTTGGTATGCCTGCAATCTCCTTGAAATGTATTGAACGCAAAACCGTAGCTACGGTATCCATGCGTGTTACTCCCAACTGCGTAGGCACCTGCCTCACCACCAACTCACGAAAAAAGATACTGTCACTTTTTATATTTGTTATCTGAGTTGCTACATATTCACCACTTGAAGTAATGAACGTGGCTACAGATCCTTTGAAGAAGGTTTTTAAGGTGCGCTGGTTCTTTTTAAAAACAACAATATCACCTTGCGCCTTTGCCTGCACAACAGAGAAAAGAGATAATATAAACAACAGGTTTCGCATGGTTCAGTCTAGTGAGATTGATAAAAAATTCATTCCTTAAACCTGTTCGTCCATTGGCAATGAAGCTTATAAATGTGAAACAACAGTCGGTGGTTGTTCCTGCAAAAGATTATTCTATTCTATCTCCATATGCCAGTATGCCCCATGTAAGAGCAACGCCAAAACCAATTAAGATCAACCCGCTAATGCGGTTGATGATATGGATATTATGAGGTGTAAGTTTTTGCCTGATGCGGCCGGCAAGCAACACCTTAGCTATATCGAAAGCAGCCACTACTACCAGGCAAGTTGCATATACTACCAAGCGGTAGTTAAAAGATTGAACCAACAATGAGGTGGAGGTAAGCAGCCAAAATCCGATAACACTGGGGTTTAGTGTGTTCATAAAATAACCCGCCAAAAAGATCTTGATGTAATCGTGCGTGCTGATCTGGATCACCTGCATGCCGCTTTCGTTCACAGCTATTTTTTTAAAGAAAGTAACATAAATGCCAAGAGCAATCAGCAGTGCACTTCCTCCCAATCCTATAGCTAATTTGTAATCAAGCAGGCTACCAAATAGTTCGGTAAATAGGTTACTGGCTATCACCAATGTTATATCGCTGGCCGAAACTCCTATGATAAATGCAAAACCACCTTTCAACCCGTTGTTGATGCTTTGCTTGAGAATAGAAAAAATTACAGGACCAACTGAAATACTCAGCATTAACCCTAAGGCCAATCCCTTTAGTAGTGCAGCAATCATTCGTTCGTTTTACTTATTTATTACCAGCTCACCTTTCAGAAACTTCTGCCAATCTTCCAGCATCCTGCCCTTCAGTACACGTGGAAATTTATGCTGGCCTCCCACTTTACCTTTCAGCCTCATAAATTCCATGAAGTCATCCTCGGTAAGTACATCAAGAAAAACTTCCTTTAATGCACTTGTTCTTTCTACAGCATAATCGTCGTTCAGCTCTTTTAGCTTCTCATCTATTTTTACGCGCAACAGTTCTTTATCTACATTATCGTTGGTAGCTACATACCAGTGATGCGCAAAGAAATTACCATGCGGTACACCAGCCACAGTAAATTCAGGTATGCTTACATTCAGCTCTTCGCTCACCAATTGAACAGCACGGTTCATATTATCTACACTCAGGTGTTCGCCTACCAGGCTAAGGAAGTGCTTGGTGCGGCCTGTGATAATGATCTCGGCTCGTTCTTTATCAGTAAAACGTACAGTATCGCCTATAAGGTAGCGCCACGTACCTGCCGGTGTAGAAAGTAGCAAAGCATAATCTTTTCCTTCCTCCACCTGGTGCAGCATCAGCACTTCAGGATTTTCTACCACGTTGCCATCTGCATCAAAGTTCTTTTCATCAAAAGGAATAAACTCGTGGAAGATGTGAACAGAGGTAACCAGCCTCATGCCTTTAGCATATTGCCTGTCCTGGTAAGCAATAAAACCTTCGCTGGCTAAATAAGTTTCTATGTAAATGAGTGGCTTGGCCAGTAGTTTTTCAAAACCTTTTTTATAAGGCTCAAACGCCACACCGCCATGTACAAAAAATGCCAGGTTAGGCCAGATGTCGTGAATGGTCTTCAGGTTATACCGCTGTATCACCTTCTCCACCAATAGTTGTATCCATGCAGGTACACCTACTATAAAACCAATATCCCAATCAGGAGCTTTTTCTACTATCTCATCAATCTTCTTATCCCAATCTTTTGTTTTGGCTATTCGTTTCCCTGGTTTGTAAAATGGCTGAAACCAGAACGGCGCTTTTTTTTGTGTAATACCACTGAGGTCGCCGGCGTAGTAGCCTTCCTTCTTTTGAAGATCGGTGCTACCGCCAATGGTAAGCCAACCTTTTCCGATGGATTTTACAGGAAGATCCTGGTAATACCGCAGCGTAAAAAGCTGCTTGATCATTACCATCTTATTGCCTCGCAGCAAATCGTTGGTAACGGGAATATATTTACTGGCTGCTTCACTGGTGCCACTACTAAGCGCGTAATATTTTATTTTACCAGGCCAGCAGATGTTGGGTTTATTTTCCAGGGTCTTGTACCACCACTCCTTGTATATCTTGTTGTAATCATATACGGGGACCAGTTGCTGAAAAAGCTTTCCCGGCTGCTTACTCATTAATATCTCGTCAAACTGGTACTTCTGGCCAAACTCCGTAAAACGGGCCTTTCGCAACAGCTTCTTCAACACCTTCTGTTGCTGCTTCTGTATATTCTTTTCGCGGAGCCGTAATACTTTGGCAATAGAGGATGGTAATTTGATATCAAAAATGGCCATTAAGCAACTTTAGATTAAGAAAAGGTTACGAAACTACATTAAAATGCAGCATTATGGTGGTTTACCTACAAAACCATACCTCCGCTGCTATAGCTATTGCCCTAGTTTTTTGTAATTTCTGATAATGATCTTTAGATCGTGTGTCCATGTGTATTGCCTTGCATACCAAAGATCTATCTGGTATGCATCTGCCTGCAGCTGCTGCATGCTAGCCGGATCACCGGTGGTGGTAAGTACACCAGGTAAAAGCTGTGGCAACCCTTTGCTGTTGCTGCTAAAGCCCACCCATGTTTTCTTATTCACTAATACCATGAGAGCATTGTACATGCTTTTAAAACCACAGAGAAGTATATGAACCGGGAAAGTAATAAGTATGAATAATGCAAGGCTCACGTCAACTATACGTTTCATGCGCCGTTGGTACGGGTGCGCCAGCTGAAACTTACCTTCCACAGAAACAAATTCGCCTGAAGTGTCTTTGGAGTCGCTGCCAACAATGCTGTGGCTGCCATTCGCATGAAAACGCACACAGACATTGGACGGAAACTGCTGGATGAGATCAATGATCTTTTTATAGCTAAGATAGCCTTGCGAAAAAATCACCT from Aridibaculum aurantiacum includes:
- the mtgA gene encoding monofunctional biosynthetic peptidoglycan transglycosylase, encoding MTVKDLFGKLFRRVFRILLWAFLLSNIYLVICKWIMPPVTLTQLGSLFGGYGLKRDYVSYSEISPAPKLAAMASEDQLFADHGGFDWRSLEKSMQAKPGKSKKVRGAGASTISQQVAKNVFLWQGSGIGRYIRKVPELYYTKMIEWIWGKERILEVYLNIAEMGPGIFGIEAASQAYFKKPAIHMSRQEAAMVIACLPSPKRYTVVPMSRWVSWRYPRVLQQMRNIEVDPDVQKLVHSGKAAKK
- a CDS encoding LysE family translocator, encoding MIAALLKGLALGLMLSISVGPVIFSILKQSINNGLKGGFAFIIGVSASDITLVIASNLFTELFGSLLDYKLAIGLGGSALLIALGIYVTFFKKIAVNESGMQVIQISTHDYIKIFLAGYFMNTLNPSVIGFWLLTSTSLLVQSFNYRLVVYATCLVVVAAFDIAKVLLAGRIRQKLTPHNIHIINRISGLILIGFGVALTWGILAYGDRIE
- a CDS encoding GH3 family domain-containing protein translates to MAIFDIKLPSSIAKVLRLREKNIQKQQQKVLKKLLRKARFTEFGQKYQFDEILMSKQPGKLFQQLVPVYDYNKIYKEWWYKTLENKPNICWPGKIKYYALSSGTSEAASKYIPVTNDLLRGNKMVMIKQLFTLRYYQDLPVKSIGKGWLTIGGSTDLQKKEGYYAGDLSGITQKKAPFWFQPFYKPGKRIAKTKDWDKKIDEIVEKAPDWDIGFIVGVPAWIQLLVEKVIQRYNLKTIHDIWPNLAFFVHGGVAFEPYKKGFEKLLAKPLIYIETYLASEGFIAYQDRQYAKGMRLVTSVHIFHEFIPFDEKNFDADGNVVENPEVLMLHQVEEGKDYALLLSTPAGTWRYLIGDTVRFTDKERAEIIITGRTKHFLSLVGEHLSVDNMNRAVQLVSEELNVSIPEFTVAGVPHGNFFAHHWYVATNDNVDKELLRVKIDEKLKELNDDYAVERTSALKEVFLDVLTEDDFMEFMRLKGKVGGQHKFPRVLKGRMLEDWQKFLKGELVINK